From Actinomycetota bacterium:
CTGGCTGAGGAACTTCTGGATCTTGCGGGCCCGGTTGACCAGGACCTTGTCCTCCTCGGAGAGCTCGTCCATGCCCAGGATGGCGATGATGTCCTGCAGGTCCTTGTAGCGCTGCAGGATCTGCTGGACGTCCCGGGCCACCTGGTAGTGCTCCTGGCCGACGTACTGCGGGGCCAGCACCCGGGACGTGGAGTCCAGCGGGTCCACCGCCGGGTAGATGCCCAGCTCGGCGATCTGGCGGGAGAGCACGGTCTTGGCGTCCAGGTGGGTGAAGGCGGCGGCTGGGGCGGGGTCGGTCAGGTCATCGGCGGGGACATAGATGGCCTGCACCGAGGTGACCGAGCCGTTGTCGGTGGAGGTGATCCGCTCCTGCAGGGCGCCCATCTCGGTGGCCAGGGTGGGCTGGTAGCCCACGGCGGAGGGCATCCGGCCCAGCAGGGCGGACACCTCGGAGCCGGCCTGGGAGAACCGGAAGATGTTGTCCACGAACATGAGGACGTCCCGGCCGCCCTCGTCCCGGAGGTACTCGGCCATGGTGAGGCCCGACAGTGCCACCCGCAGGCGGGCGCCGGGCGGCTCGTTCATCTGGCCATAGCACAGGATGGCCTTGTTGATGACCCCGGACTCCTGCATCTCCAGCCAGAGGTCGTTGCCCTCACGGGTGCGCTCGCCCACGCCACAGAACACCGAGTACCCACCGTGCTGCTGGGCGACGTTGTTGATGAGTTCCATGATCACCACGGTCTTGCCCACCCCGGCGCCGCCGAAGAGGCCGGTCTTGCCGCCCTTGGCGTACGGAGCCAGGAGGTCCACCACCTTGATGCCGGTCTCGAAGATCTCGGTGCGGGTGGACAGCGCCTGGAAGTTGGGGGCGGCGGCGTGGATGGGGCGGCGCTGCTTGGCGTTGACCGGGCCCCGGTAGTCCACGGGCTCGCCCAGCAGGTTGAACACCCGGCCCAGGCACTCCTCGCCCACCGGCACCGTGATGGGCTGGCCGGTGTTGAACACCGTGGTACCCCGCACGACGCCGTCGGTGGTGGACATGGCCACCGCCCGGACCTGGTCCCGGCCGATCTCCTGCTGGACCTCGGCCACCAGGGTGCGGCGGTCGTCGCCCTCGCCGATCTCGATGGTCAGGGCGGTGTAGATCTCGGGGAGGGCCTGCTCGCTCTCGAACTCCACGTCGAGCACCGGCCCGATCACCTGCACGACCTTGCCGTTCCGGCCCTGGTCGGTGCTGGTGCGCGGCGGTGTGTCGGTCATCGTGTCGGCCATTGCGGGATTCCTCTCTACTCTTTGAGGGCTTCGGCTCCGCCCAGGATTTCGGAGATCTCTTTGGTGATGGCGGCCTGCCGGGCCTTGTTGTACTGGCGGGTCAGGTCGGTGACCATGTCGGAGGCGTTGTCGCTGGCCAGCTTCATGGCCATCCGGCGGGCAACCTGCTCCGAGGCCACCGACTCCGCCAGGACCGAGAACATCAGCTGGCGCCCGTACAGCGGCAGGAGCCGGTCCAGGATCTTCTCCGGCGACGGCTCGAACATCGCCGGCGACCCGCCCGTGCCGCCCTCGCTCTCCTCAGGGGCGATGGGCAGCAGGCGCAGCACCGTCGGGGGCTGCCGCCCGAGGCTCTCCCAGTGGGCGTAGATGACCAGCACCTCGTCCACCTCCCGGGCCAGGAAGGGCGGGGCGACCTGGTTGATGAAGAACTCGGCGTTCTCGATGGTGGGCCGGTCGCTCAACTCGTCGATGAAGGTGCGCTCCGGGGTGTAGCCCCGGAACCGGAGGGCCTGGTTGCCCTTCTTGCCGGCGACGAAGAGGCGCACCTCATGGCCGGCTGCCTTCTTCGCCTCGTAGGTTTCCCGGGCGAGGCGGACGAGGTTGGCGTTGAAGGCCCCGCACAGGCCGCGGTTGGCGGTGACCAGCAGGATCAACGTGGAGGTGCCCGCGCGCGCCTCGAAGAACGGCCACCGGCTGACGTCCACCCCACTGGCGCCGATGTTGCGCATCAGGCGGGTCAGGTTCTCGAGGTAGGGCCCCGAGGAGGCCACCCGCTGCTGGGCGGACTTCAGCTTCGCGGTCGCCACCATCTCCATGGTGCGCGTGATCTTCTTGGTGGACGAGACGCTCCGGATGCGCTTGCGGATGACCTTCGGTTGTTCGGCCATGGGCTAGGAGGCCTTGGCTGCCTGACCGGCGGACGCGGGCTTCCAGAGGTTGGCCTTGAAGTTCGAGATCTCCTGGCGCAGGGTGTTGGCGGTGTCGTCGTCCAGCTGGCCGGTGTCCTGGATGGCCTTCAGGCCGGCGCTGGGCAGCGCCCGTAGTGCCTCGACCATCTCGTTCTGGAACCGCTGGACCTCCTCTATTGGCACGTCGTCCATGAGTCCCTTCCCCACGGCGAAGATGATGGCCACCTGCTCCTCCATCGGCCAGGTGGCGGCCGTGGGCTGCTTGAGGATCTCCACCGTGCGCTCCCCCCGGGCCAGCTGCGCCTTGGTGCCGGCGTCCAGGTCCGAAGCGAACTGGGCGAACGCCTCCAGTTCCCGGTACTGCGCCAGGTCCAGCCGCAGCGTGCCCGCCACCTTCTTCATCGCCTTGGTCTGGGCATTGCCGCCCACCCGGCTGACCGAGATGCCCACATTCACCGCCGGGCGCACGCCGGCGTAGAACAGGTCCGGCTCCAGGTAGATCTGGCCGTCGGTGATCGAGATCACGTTGGTGGGGATGTAGGCCGACACGTCGCCCGCCTGGGTCTCGATGATGGGGAGTGCGGTCAGAGAGCCGCCGCCCTTCTCGTTGGACAGCTTGGCTGCCCGCTCCAGAAGGCGGCTGTGGGCGTAGAACACGTCGCCCGGGTACGCCTCGCGACCGGGAGGGCGCCGGAGCAGCAGCGACAGCTGCCGGTAGGCCGCTGCCTGCTTGGACAGGTCGTCGTACACGCACAGCGTGTGGCGGCCCTTCTCGTACATGAAGTACTCCGCCATGGCGCACCCGGCGTACGGGGCGATGTACTGCATGGGGGCCGAGTCGTTGGCGGTGGCGCTGACCACGATGGTGTAGTCCATGGCGCCGTTCTCCCGGAGGAGCTCGACGAAGCCGGCGACGGTGGAGGCCTTGATGCCGATGGCGACGTAGACGCAGATGACGTCCTTGCCCTTCTGGTTGATGATCGCGTCCAGGGCGATGGAGGACTTGCCGGTCTCCCGGTCGCCGATGATCAGCTCGCGCTGGCCCCGGCCGATGGGGATCATGCCGTCGATCGCCTTGATGCCGGTCTGCAGCGGCTCCTTCACCGGCTGCCGGTCGGCGATGCCGGGGGCACGGCCCTCGATGGGCATGAGGCTGGTCGTCTCGATCGGGCCTTTACCGTCGATCGGCTGGCTGAGCGGGTTGACCACCCGGCCGATGAGGCCGTCGCCGGCGGGCACCGAGAGCACCCGGCCGGTGCGTTTGACGCTCTGGCCCTCCCGGATGGTGATGTAGTCGCCCAGGATGACCACGCCCACCGAGTCCTCTTCGAGGTTGAGGGCCAGGCCGAAGGAGCCGTTCTCGAACTCCACCATCTCGCTGGCCATGACCTTCTCCAGGCCGTAGACCCGGGCGATGCCGTCGCCGACCTCGAGGACGGTGCCTACCTCGTCGACGCGCAGATCGACATCGAAGGACTCGATTTGCTGGCGGATGATCGAACTGATCTCGTCGGTCCTGATGTCCATTGCTCTGTCCCGTGTCCTATCTCGTCGGTGGTCTCGTCGGTGGTGCCGGTGGGTCCAAGGTACCTGGTGGGCGCCGCCCCTCGTTTATGACCGGGGGGCGGTCAGGGTCCGCCGCATATCGAGGAGCGCCCGGCGCAGGGTGCCGTCCAGCACCCGGTCCCCGACGTTGACCTTGATGCCGCCGATCAGGCTCTGGTCAACCTTCTGCGTCAGCGTCACCGGCCGGGCCAGCCGCTGCTCCAGCGCCGCCTGCAGGGCCGCCGCCAGGTCCGGGCCAATGGGCCGGGCCGACGTCACGCTGGCCTGGATGCGGCCCTCGTGTTGGTCCATCAGGTCGTTGAACTGGATGACGATTGCGTCCAGCAGCTGCTCCCGGCGCTTGTCCACCAGCACGTTCAGCAGGCCCAGCACCGGCCGGCCGACCTTGCCGGCGAAGGCCTGCCCGATCAGCCGCTTCTTGTCCTCCCGGCGCACCAGCGGCATCTCGAAGAAGCCCCGGAGCTCCGGTTCGAGCCCGGCGATGGCGTCCCGGACGGCGTTCAACTCGCCCGCCGCCTGCCGGAGGCCCCCCCCGGCGTCGGCGAGGTCGAAGAGCGCCTTGGCGTAGACCCGGGCCGCGGCCAGCGAGATGCTCACGAGATCCTCACAGGCGGGAGGCGACCTCTTCGACGACCTCGCGGGCGAGGCGCCGGTGGTCCTCGTCCTGCAGCTCGCGCCGCAGGAGCCGGGCCGAGGCCTCGAGGGTGAGGTCGACAGTGGCTTTCTTCAGGTCGTCAATAGCCTTGACGCGCTCCTGGTTGATCTCCCTCTTGGCCCGCTCGCGCTGGGCGGCGATCTCCTCCTGTGCCGCGGCCAGCAGGTCGTTGCGGGCGTTCTCAGCGGCCGCGCGGCTCTCGGCGAGGAGGCGTTGCGCCTCCTGCCGAGCCTCCGCGAGGACCTGCTCCTGCCGATCGGCGAGCTCGCGCGCCCGGGCCTCGGCCTCTTCGGCCTTCTTGAGGCCCTCTTCGATGCGGACCTCGCGCTCCTCCATCTTGTTCATGAGCATCGGCCAGGCGATCTTGCTCAGAAGGAAGAGCGTGGCGATGAAGACCCCCCACGTCCAGAGCGCGGTCGCCGGGTGGATGGCGGTGATGCTGTCTGCGGCGAGGATCACGGCGACCGCCTAGTGCTTCCCTGCCGTACCCTGCACGAGCAGGCAGACCACGATGGCGAACAGCGCGACACCTTCGATGAAGGCGGCCGTGATGATGGTGACGCCTCGGATGTCGCCGGTGGCCTCAGGCTGGCGGGCGATGGCCTCCGTGGCCCGCCCACCGACGAGGCCGATGCCGAGACCGGCGCCGATGGCTGCGAGACCGGCGCCGACGCCGGCACCGATGAGGCCGATACCCCAGTTCTGGGAAGCCGTGCTGGCCGAGGCCTGGGCGACGACGAGGAGGGTGGCGAGGACAGGGTGCATAGATCTCCTTTCCGGTACGTACCTAACTAGTGTTCGTGGGCTACCGACAGACTGATGAAGATGGCAGACAGGACGGTGAAGATGTACGCCTGGATCAGGGCGATCAACGTCTCGAACAA
This genomic window contains:
- the atpH gene encoding ATP synthase F1 subunit delta, giving the protein MSISLAAARVYAKALFDLADAGGGLRQAAGELNAVRDAIAGLEPELRGFFEMPLVRREDKKRLIGQAFAGKVGRPVLGLLNVLVDKRREQLLDAIVIQFNDLMDQHEGRIQASVTSARPIGPDLAAALQAALEQRLARPVTLTQKVDQSLIGGIKVNVGDRVLDGTLRRALLDMRRTLTAPRS
- the atpE gene encoding ATP synthase F0 subunit C, which translates into the protein MHPVLATLLVVAQASASTASQNWGIGLIGAGVGAGLAAIGAGLGIGLVGGRATEAIARQPEATGDIRGVTIITAAFIEGVALFAIVVCLLVQGTAGKH
- the atpG gene encoding ATP synthase F1 subunit gamma, whose protein sequence is MAEQPKVIRKRIRSVSSTKKITRTMEMVATAKLKSAQQRVASSGPYLENLTRLMRNIGASGVDVSRWPFFEARAGTSTLILLVTANRGLCGAFNANLVRLARETYEAKKAAGHEVRLFVAGKKGNQALRFRGYTPERTFIDELSDRPTIENAEFFINQVAPPFLAREVDEVLVIYAHWESLGRQPPTVLRLLPIAPEESEGGTGGSPAMFEPSPEKILDRLLPLYGRQLMFSVLAESVASEQVARRMAMKLASDNASDMVTDLTRQYNKARQAAITKEISEILGGAEALKE
- the atpF gene encoding F0F1 ATP synthase subunit B, translated to MILAADSITAIHPATALWTWGVFIATLFLLSKIAWPMLMNKMEEREVRIEEGLKKAEEAEARARELADRQEQVLAEARQEAQRLLAESRAAAENARNDLLAAAQEEIAAQRERAKREINQERVKAIDDLKKATVDLTLEASARLLRRELQDEDHRRLAREVVEEVASRL
- the atpD gene encoding F0F1 ATP synthase subunit beta, whose protein sequence is MTDTPPRTSTDQGRNGKVVQVIGPVLDVEFESEQALPEIYTALTIEIGEGDDRRTLVAEVQQEIGRDQVRAVAMSTTDGVVRGTTVFNTGQPITVPVGEECLGRVFNLLGEPVDYRGPVNAKQRRPIHAAAPNFQALSTRTEIFETGIKVVDLLAPYAKGGKTGLFGGAGVGKTVVIMELINNVAQQHGGYSVFCGVGERTREGNDLWLEMQESGVINKAILCYGQMNEPPGARLRVALSGLTMAEYLRDEGGRDVLMFVDNIFRFSQAGSEVSALLGRMPSAVGYQPTLATEMGALQERITSTDNGSVTSVQAIYVPADDLTDPAPAAAFTHLDAKTVLSRQIAELGIYPAVDPLDSTSRVLAPQYVGQEHYQVARDVQQILQRYKDLQDIIAILGMDELSEEDKVLVNRARKIQKFLSQPFFVAEQFTGLKGRYVKLSETIRSFKAVVAGEYDHLPEQAFYMKGDIEEVVEAAEAMKG
- the atpA gene encoding F0F1 ATP synthase subunit alpha; its protein translation is MDIRTDEISSIIRQQIESFDVDLRVDEVGTVLEVGDGIARVYGLEKVMASEMVEFENGSFGLALNLEEDSVGVVILGDYITIREGQSVKRTGRVLSVPAGDGLIGRVVNPLSQPIDGKGPIETTSLMPIEGRAPGIADRQPVKEPLQTGIKAIDGMIPIGRGQRELIIGDRETGKSSIALDAIINQKGKDVICVYVAIGIKASTVAGFVELLRENGAMDYTIVVSATANDSAPMQYIAPYAGCAMAEYFMYEKGRHTLCVYDDLSKQAAAYRQLSLLLRRPPGREAYPGDVFYAHSRLLERAAKLSNEKGGGSLTALPIIETQAGDVSAYIPTNVISITDGQIYLEPDLFYAGVRPAVNVGISVSRVGGNAQTKAMKKVAGTLRLDLAQYRELEAFAQFASDLDAGTKAQLARGERTVEILKQPTAATWPMEEQVAIIFAVGKGLMDDVPIEEVQRFQNEMVEALRALPSAGLKAIQDTGQLDDDTANTLRQEISNFKANLWKPASAGQAAKAS